The stretch of DNA CAAGGATTATCGGTTTATTTTGAGGATATCAACGAGCGGAAACACGCAGAGGAAGCACTACGGAGTTCCGAGGAACGCTATCGGCTGCTATTTGAAAACAATCCTCACCCGATGTGGGTGAATGACCTGGAAACTTTAGCGATTTTAGCCGTAAATGAAGCGGCAATTCAGCACTACGGGTACTCGCGAGAGGAGTTTCTCGCCATGACGAGCGCGGATATTGGCCCTGCCGTCAACATTCCGGCTTTAGCGGATATGGCTAAAGTTACTCCTGGACTCAACCAAAAAGGGGTCTGGAGACATCGCAAGAAAGATGGCTCGTTGATTGAGGTTGAAATTACCGCCTACAGGCTCACTTTCGTCGGCAGACAAGCTCAACTTGTTTTAGCTAACGATGTCACGGAACGCAGGCGAGCCGAGAAGGCGCTGATCGAAACGACTCAGTTTCAGCGTGCGATATTAGACAGTGCCAATTACGCGATTATTTCCACTACCCCCGATGGCATCATTCGCACCTTTAACGCGGCGGCTCAGCGTTTGTTGGGTTATACCGCAGAAGAAGTGGTGGGTAAACTTACGCCTCTTGTCATCCACGATTATTCAGAAGTGGTGCAACGGGCGCAAGAATTAACTGAGGAACTGGGATTTCCCCATGAACCGGGATTTGAATCCTTTGTCGCCAAAACTCGCTTGGGGAAAATCGATGAGCGCGAATGGACTTACATCCGTAAAGATGGTTCGCGCTTTCCCGTATTGGTTTCCATCACGGCTGTTCGGGATTTAGAGGGCAACATTACCGGATTTTTGGCAATTGGTCATGACATCACGGAACGTCAACAGGCGGAAGAGGAGTTACAGCGTCAGCATCGGCGATCGCAACTGTTTACCGAAATTACGCTGAAGATTCGGCAATCCTTACAGCTTGAAGACATCCTGCAAACCACTGTCACAGAGGTGCAAAAAATTCTTCAGGTTGATCGGGTGTTAATTTATCGTGTGTGGCCTAATGGTACGGGGTGTACGGTAACAGAGGCGGTTCAGCCTGGATGGCCTGCAATTCTCGGCATCTCCTTTGCTGAAGAAGTCTTTCCTTTAAAGTACCAGGAACTTTATCGACAGGGGCAGATTCGTGCGATCGCGGATGTAGAACAAGCCTATGCAGAAATGACGCCTTGCTTGTTGGAATTTCTCGAACCTTGGGGAGTTAAGGCTAAGTTAGTCGTGCCAATTTTGCTCTCCGGACAACTCTGGGGTCTGCTGATTGCCCATCATTGTACCCGTCCCAGACCGTGGACGAGTTTTGAAACGGAACTGTTGCAACAGTTATCCGAGCAAATTGGCCTCGCTTTGGCTCAAGCCCAACTCTTGGAACGAGAAACTCGCCAGCGATTAGAACTTGCACGCTCCAATGCAGAACTGCAAGAATTTGCCTATGTTGCCTCCCACGACCTGCAAGAACCGTTACGCAAAATTCAGGCATTTGGCGATCGGCTTAAGGTCAAGTATAGTGAGGTGTTAACCGAGCAAGGGCGCGATTACCTGAAACGGATGCAAAATGCTGCCGAACGGATGCAAGCTTTGATCAACGACTTGCTAACTCTTTCGCGCGTAACAACCAGGGCGCAGCCTTTTGTGACAATGAAGCTAACGCAGGTGGTACAAGAAGTTTTATCGGATTTAGAAGTCAGCATTCAGCAGGCGGCTGGACGAATTGAGGTCGGCGAACTCCCCATCCTAGAAGCTGATCCCATCCAAATGCGTCAGTTGCTGCAAAACCTGATCGGCAATGCCCTAAAATTTTACCGAAAAGAGGAACCCCCCGTTATTAAAATTTATAGCCGACAGCTAACCGATGGGGAACAACCACCCACTCCGGGGATTAACAAAATGGAACGTTGTCAAATCTTGATTGAAGACAACGGCATTGGATTTGATGAAAAGTATCTTGACCGAATTTTCAACGCTTTCCAACGCCTGCACGGTCGCAGCGAATACGAAGGCACTGGAATGGGTTTAGCAATCTGTCGTAAGATTGTCGAACGCCATGATGGCAGTATTACGGCTCAAAGCTTACCCAGCCGTGGATCGACCTTTATCATAACACTACCCCTCCAACAACGTCAAGGAGATAGGGCAAAGTGAGAGGACGGCGACACCCTGTGACGATTTTGATGGCAGATGACGATCCAGATGATTGCATGTTAGCCCAAGAAGCCCTGGCTGAAAGCCGCTTAGCCAATGATTTGCACATCGTCAGTGATGGCGAAGAACTGATGGATTATCTTTACCAACGTGGCAAATATTCAGTTCCGGGCAGTGCGCCGCGTCCAAGCCTCATCCTGCTAGACCTGAACATGCCGAAAAAAGATGGGCGTGAGGTACTCAACGA from Microcoleus sp. AS-A8 encodes:
- a CDS encoding response regulator, translated to MRGRRHPVTILMADDDPDDCMLAQEALAESRLANDLHIVSDGEELMDYLYQRGKYSVPGSAPRPSLILLDLNMPKKDGREVLNELKSDPHLRQIPVLVLTTSQAEEDILRSYYLGANSYITKPVTFSSLIEVMQTLSKYWFEIVELPSQEGGD
- a CDS encoding PAS domain S-box protein, which gives rise to MKAPLPAHEIARLEVLGQYNILDTAPEEAFDDFTRLAVQICETPIALITLVDHHRQWVKSKIGWTIPETSRDNSFCAHTILGNEILVVQDAWTDERFVTNPLVTAEPHIRFYAGAPLMTASGYALGTLCVIDYVPRELSPQQLRALQSLSRQVMAQLELRRTVVELAQTQQQSQQLQKLTRDITEYQQAQEERNALQTALQGFFNLSLDLLCIAGLDGYFKHLNPACEKTLGFSCQEIQSQPFLNFVHPDDKAATLAEVQKLATGAPTIYLENRYRCKDGSYKWLAWTAFPHVQDGFIYCVGRDITQLKQAEQERLQLLYREQAAHNQITKILESITDAFFALDREWRFTYVNQQAERLLQRKRSELLGQCIWDKFPEAVTSLFYQEYHRSVIEEVSVEFEAFYPPLKTWFSVHAYPGKQGLSVYFEDINERKHAEEALRSSEERYRLLFENNPHPMWVNDLETLAILAVNEAAIQHYGYSREEFLAMTSADIGPAVNIPALADMAKVTPGLNQKGVWRHRKKDGSLIEVEITAYRLTFVGRQAQLVLANDVTERRRAEKALIETTQFQRAILDSANYAIISTTPDGIIRTFNAAAQRLLGYTAEEVVGKLTPLVIHDYSEVVQRAQELTEELGFPHEPGFESFVAKTRLGKIDEREWTYIRKDGSRFPVLVSITAVRDLEGNITGFLAIGHDITERQQAEEELQRQHRRSQLFTEITLKIRQSLQLEDILQTTVTEVQKILQVDRVLIYRVWPNGTGCTVTEAVQPGWPAILGISFAEEVFPLKYQELYRQGQIRAIADVEQAYAEMTPCLLEFLEPWGVKAKLVVPILLSGQLWGLLIAHHCTRPRPWTSFETELLQQLSEQIGLALAQAQLLERETRQRLELARSNAELQEFAYVASHDLQEPLRKIQAFGDRLKVKYSEVLTEQGRDYLKRMQNAAERMQALINDLLTLSRVTTRAQPFVTMKLTQVVQEVLSDLEVSIQQAAGRIEVGELPILEADPIQMRQLLQNLIGNALKFYRKEEPPVIKIYSRQLTDGEQPPTPGINKMERCQILIEDNGIGFDEKYLDRIFNAFQRLHGRSEYEGTGMGLAICRKIVERHDGSITAQSLPSRGSTFIITLPLQQRQGDRAK